A region of the Candidatus Neomarinimicrobiota bacterium genome:
AGGTAAATAGTCTTGATATCCCGTTTCCTCATCTGAATATCTAAGTCGCTCGTATGAAAACCGCTCAGGTTCTTATGAGGCGCGCAGATAATCGTCGCATCGTCCGGAGCGAGTTCAGGGTGGAACTCAGATCCGGAACTGTTGCGGTCAAACATCTTTCGTTCGAACATAAGGCTGTCGATCGGATTGTTGTTTTTCCATGCGTCAAACTCTTTGTCATAGTAATGCGGTGAGTAAAAGACATCAACTCCGGCTTCTTTTGCCCTGGCGATAAGATTTTTCAGCTTTTCCACCACGTTATTTTTCACAACTCCATCTCCGACGAGGTCCCAAACCACACCGTCCTCCGACAGAAAATCGTTTTGCGGATCAATAATCAGCAGTGCGGTCGTATTTGAATCGATAGAACCCATGCGTTACTCCTTCCTTAATTTAATATCAGTTTATTATTAATTTTCATGCAGATGGTTAATATATAATTGTGCGCTTTCAAAGAAGTAATTCGAATTACACTTGGGTATGATAAAGGTTTTGCACATATCTTTCGATTCTCCTTTTATCATATTATTTACCTCTTTTAACTGCCCGGTTTCGTCAATCTAACGGGTGATAACATCTTGCCGTTCCTCCGTGACCGACGGCTTCCGCGGACGGTTCATCTTTAGAGCAGATATCGTCGGCGTATTCGCATCGAGGATGAAATTTGCAGCCGGTTATCGGTGTTTCTATGGAGGGTATATCGCCGGGGATGACTTTCAACTTTGAGCCGGAGGTGTAAGATTTCGATACGTCCAACAGCGCTTTTGTATAAGGATGGGATGGGGCCGATAATAACTTTTGTGCATTACCAAATTCGACTATTCTGCCTAAATACATGACCATAAGGTCGTCGACCCAATTCAATATGAGATCAAGGTCATGTGAGACGAGGATTATAGATATGTTCATGTCATCTTTAAGTCGTGAAAGAGTTTTCATAATTCCTATTTGGCTGGTTGCGTCAAGGGCGGTAGTCGGTTCATCCGCAATAAGGATCGAAGGCTCTCCCGCAAGAGCCGCAGCTATGGCTACTCTTTGGAGCATGCCTCCCGAAAGCTCATGAGGATATGAATCGGCGACCTCTTTTACATTTTTGAGACCCGCGAGCTCAAGCAAGTTTAATACCTGCCGGTTCCCGGCATGTTTGTCGGCATAGATCGATGCAGGGAGAGCGTCAAAAACCTGTTTTCCGCATTTCAGCACCGGATTCATGGAAGCGGATGGTTCCTGAGATAGAAATCCTATCGTTTTTCCGCGAATCGTCATAAGTTCTCTTTGTGAAAGGGACAGGATATCTATATCAGAGTCGTCTTTGAGATTCAGTTTAATGCTTCCTGTGACGCTTCCATTTTGCGGGAGTAACTTTAGGATAGCCTTACAAAGTATACTTTTACCACTGCCCGATTCCCCGATGAGCCCGAGCGTCGAGCCGTAGTTTAAATCGAAATCAACACCCTCTATGATTTTCGTCTTTGATCCGGTGGAATTTATGCTGACTCCAAGACCCCGAACCGATAATATGGATTTGTTGCCTGCCATCATTCGCTTCCGAGTAAGCCGGAGCTGACAAGGAGTTCGCGAGTATATGGATGGTTGGGGTTTGAAAATATGTCGCCGCACTCTCCCTCTTCAAGCAGCACTCCTTCCTTCATGAT
Encoded here:
- a CDS encoding cysteine hydrolase, whose protein sequence is MGSIDSNTTALLIIDPQNDFLSEDGVVWDLVGDGVVKNNVVEKLKNLIARAKEAGVDVFYSPHYYDKEFDAWKNNNPIDSLMFERKMFDRNSSGSEFHPELAPDDATIICAPHKNLSGFHTSDLDIQMRKRDIKTIYLCGMSANLCVESHLRDAEENGYHVIVINDATAAPGEDAYKAALVNFGFIAHESITAEEALSRF
- a CDS encoding ABC transporter ATP-binding protein; the encoded protein is MMAGNKSILSVRGLGVSINSTGSKTKIIEGVDFDLNYGSTLGLIGESGSGKSILCKAILKLLPQNGSVTGSIKLNLKDDSDIDILSLSQRELMTIRGKTIGFLSQEPSASMNPVLKCGKQVFDALPASIYADKHAGNRQVLNLLELAGLKNVKEVADSYPHELSGGMLQRVAIAAALAGEPSILIADEPTTALDATSQIGIMKTLSRLKDDMNISIILVSHDLDLILNWVDDLMVMYLGRIVEFGNAQKLLSAPSHPYTKALLDVSKSYTSGSKLKVIPGDIPSIETPITGCKFHPRCEYADDICSKDEPSAEAVGHGGTARCYHPLD